The Podospora pseudocomata strain CBS 415.72m chromosome 3, whole genome shotgun sequence genome window below encodes:
- a CDS encoding hypothetical protein (EggNog:ENOG503P37C) → MDFQYHSTLFHIPFEVRDAIYSSLFSSTILSFATSVPTDDARLNKLQTPLHATALLRTCRRANAEICKSWLSHVLFYFDDPMSLLDKLAPIPLEELSLIRYISVRGDPLLLTYPPKIQVHHNLVGVLKLLPRLQLRQLTVLGSGSDKFQYRMLDELIKHGNGWQELRFISHESGMLGYAYYCLDPTLCDRYQRRPQPEHWQRVMEERDGVHSYPSVSIYRGTRTGHCGAVFKPETREVMAQSHNGAPFSVDDYGTAEDPVFISESERGKELMVAVRRGQRGVDYEEKTNSPFLPGRDIRRDFPGKTWVEIRAACTKAAY, encoded by the coding sequence ATGGACTTCCAGTATCACAGCACCCTTTTTCACATCCCTTTCGAGGTTCGGGATGCTATATACTCATCTCTTTTCAGTTCTACAATACTTTCCTTTGCGACTTCAGTTCCAACCGACGATGCAAGACTCAATAAACTCCAAACGCCATTACATGCTACCGCTCTGCTTCGGACCTGCCGAAGGGCTAATGCGGAAATCTGCAAGTCATGGCTCAGTCACGTCCTGTTTTATTTCGATGATCCGATGTCGCTGCTTGACAAGCTCGCGCCTATCCCCTTGGAAGAGCTGTCCCTCATTCGATATATCTCCGTGCGTGGGGATCCTCTGCTGCTTACCTACCCGCCAAAAATACAAGTACATCACAATCTGGTTGGTGTATTGAAGCTTCTTCCCCGGCTACAGCTACGTCAGCTTACGGTTTTGGGGAGCGGTAGCGACAAGTTCCAATATCGGATGTTGGACGAGTTGATCAAGCATGGAAACGGTTGGCAGGAATTACGTTTCATTAGTCACGAGTCTGGGATGCTTGGGTATGCTTATTATTGCCTTGATCCGACACTTTGTGACCGGTACCAACGGCGACCACAACCAGAGCATTGGCAAAgagtgatggaggagagagacGGTGTACATTCTTATCCGTCAGTCTCAATTTATCGAGGAACGCGGACCGGTCATTGCGGAGCTGTCTTCAAGCCCGAAACCCGGGAGGTGATGGCGCAAAGTCACAACGGGGCACCATTTTCAGTGGATGATTACGGAACAGCGGAGGACCCAGTGTTTATCAGTGAGAGTGAACGAGGCAAGGAGCTCATGGTGGCTGTTAGAAGAGGCCAGCGAGGTGTGGACTACGAAGAAAAGACCAATAGTCCATTTCTTCCAGGTCGCGACATTCGGAGAGACTTTCCGGGCAAGACTTGGGTTGAGATCCGCGCTGCATGTACCAAGGCAGCATATTGA